Proteins encoded in a region of the Hyphomicrobiales bacterium genome:
- the secE gene encoding preprotein translocase subunit SecE, with translation MAIGNPFKFLQEVRAETSKVVWPTRNETLVTTIMVLIMVVIASLFFLAIDQILGWGIGSLLSVGR, from the coding sequence ATGGCGATAGGAAATCCGTTCAAGTTTTTGCAAGAAGTACGTGCGGAAACGTCTAAAGTTGTATGGCCTACACGCAATGAAACCTTGGTTACCACCATTATGGTGCTGATTATGGTCGTTATAGCATCGCTATTTTTTCTGGCGATTGATCAAATTTTAGGATGGGGCATCGGTTCGCTATTGAGCGTCGGGCGTTAA
- the ccmD gene encoding heme exporter protein CcmD, translated as MFFDDQNGYITASYVVTALVFIVLTFWVFSDRKKQKNALNELEQHGITRHDKEKTGQ; from the coding sequence ATGTTTTTCGATGATCAAAACGGCTATATCACCGCGTCATATGTCGTGACTGCACTTGTTTTCATCGTTCTGACATTTTGGGTGTTCAGTGACCGCAAAAAGCAGAAAAACGCACTGAATGAATTAGAGCAACACGGCATTACACGACACGACAAGGAAAAGACGGGCCAATGA
- the hpnC gene encoding squalene synthase HpnC: MSPPDNAPTHEPIEASSGKGAGDENFPVGSFLIAKHLRPHVAAYYDFARAGDDIGDDPDLKADEKVRRLTAFETALMTPEHAEAGTEKATTLNHSLKASNVPLERGRKLLDAFRQDAIKNRYQTWDELIDYCTMSADPVGRFLLDLHGEDPSRYENSDALCTVLQILNHLQDCGKDKAEIDRVYIPADWLNEERLDDSVLDGNHTPTSYRRVLDRCLDGCDPLLALCQKLPSRLKSRRLAAESTVIVHLAHKLHKRLRNGDPLATRVKLKKSDFALAGFFGLMRLVFHRQIR, from the coding sequence ATGTCGCCGCCTGATAATGCGCCCACTCACGAGCCCATAGAAGCCTCATCCGGCAAGGGTGCGGGCGATGAGAACTTTCCGGTCGGCTCTTTCTTGATCGCCAAACATCTGCGCCCTCATGTGGCCGCCTATTATGACTTCGCCCGTGCCGGTGATGATATTGGCGATGATCCCGATCTTAAAGCCGATGAGAAAGTCCGCCGCCTCACAGCTTTTGAAACAGCACTGATGACGCCTGAGCATGCAGAGGCTGGAACGGAAAAAGCGACCACTCTCAATCACAGCTTGAAAGCCAGCAATGTACCACTTGAACGCGGGCGCAAACTTCTCGATGCATTTCGCCAAGACGCCATTAAAAACCGTTATCAAACATGGGACGAACTGATTGATTATTGCACCATGTCGGCAGATCCTGTGGGGCGGTTTTTGCTCGATCTACACGGTGAAGACCCATCAAGATATGAGAATTCTGACGCTCTTTGCACCGTTCTTCAAATTCTTAATCACTTGCAGGATTGCGGCAAAGACAAAGCGGAAATTGACAGGGTTTATATTCCCGCCGACTGGCTCAACGAAGAAAGACTTGATGATAGTGTTCTTGATGGCAACCATACGCCAACCTCTTATCGTCGTGTTTTAGACCGTTGTCTTGATGGTTGTGACCCACTGCTAGCCCTTTGCCAAAAGCTACCCTCCCGCCTTAAAAGTAGACGTCTGGCGGCAGAATCCACTGTCATCGTTCATCTTGCCCATAAGCTGCATAAACGCCTTCGAAACGGCGACCCACTGGCAACGCGCGTTAAGCTTAAGAAGAGTGATTTTGCACTGGCCGGATTTTTTGGACTGATGCGTCTCGTCTTTCATCGCCAAATTCGTTAA
- a CDS encoding heme ABC transporter permease: MGIVTTLANPTRFMKLTAILLPVTVSLAVILTVIGLYMAFFIAPEDYQQGQTVRIMFIHVPSAWLAMFSYTLMTFSAIGTLVWKHPLADVSAKAAAPLGAAFALLTLVTGSLWGKPTWGTWWIWDARLTSVLVLFIMYLGLIALWNVIEEPAKAAKATAVMILVGFINIPIIKFSVDWWNTLHQPASVLRLDGPAIHSDILVPLLVMAFAFTFIFTSLHFMAMRNEIMRRRVRSLQSRAAFDASSNDLQQVAE; encoded by the coding sequence ATGGGTATTGTAACAACCCTTGCCAATCCAACACGATTTATGAAGCTCACGGCTATTTTGTTGCCAGTCACGGTGAGCCTTGCGGTCATATTGACCGTTATTGGTCTTTACATGGCCTTTTTTATTGCGCCTGAAGATTACCAACAAGGTCAAACCGTGCGCATCATGTTCATTCATGTGCCATCAGCTTGGCTTGCTATGTTTTCCTATACGTTGATGACCTTTTCTGCCATTGGCACTTTGGTTTGGAAGCACCCTCTCGCTGATGTCTCAGCTAAAGCCGCCGCTCCGCTTGGTGCAGCTTTTGCTCTACTCACGCTCGTTACCGGCTCTTTATGGGGAAAACCCACATGGGGCACTTGGTGGATTTGGGACGCGCGTCTGACCTCCGTTTTGGTGCTATTCATTATGTATCTAGGGCTGATTGCGCTGTGGAATGTGATTGAAGAGCCAGCAAAAGCCGCAAAAGCAACAGCGGTGATGATCCTTGTGGGATTTATCAATATTCCGATTATTAAATTCTCGGTCGATTGGTGGAATACGCTGCATCAACCGGCCAGCGTTCTACGTCTTGATGGACCTGCTATTCATTCTGACATATTAGTACCGCTACTGGTGATGGCCTTTGCTTTTACTTTTATCTTTACGTCATTGCATTTTATGGCCATGCGCAATGAAATCATGCGTCGGCGTGTGCGCTCATTACAAAGCCGTGCGGCATTTGATGCGTCCAGCAATGATTTACAACAGGTAGCGGAATAG
- the nusG gene encoding transcription termination/antitermination protein NusG, with protein sequence MAMRWYIVNAYSNFEKKVCEAIQEKVEKKGLQDLVESVIVPTEKVVEVRRGRKVDAERKFFPGYVLVRMELTDETFHLIKETPKVTGFLGNDSKPAPISDAEADRILMQVQDGVDRPKPSITFEIGEKVKVSDGPFSDFDGFVEEIDEDRARVKVTVSIFGRATPVELEFGQVNKL encoded by the coding sequence ATGGCCATGCGCTGGTACATCGTGAATGCTTATTCGAACTTTGAGAAAAAAGTTTGCGAGGCGATTCAGGAAAAAGTTGAGAAGAAGGGACTTCAGGATCTCGTTGAGAGCGTGATTGTGCCGACGGAAAAAGTTGTTGAAGTGCGTCGCGGCCGTAAGGTCGATGCGGAGCGCAAATTTTTCCCAGGCTACGTGCTGGTTCGCATGGAGCTGACGGACGAAACGTTCCACCTCATCAAAGAAACGCCGAAGGTAACGGGTTTCCTTGGTAATGATTCCAAGCCCGCACCTATTTCTGATGCGGAAGCTGATCGTATTTTGATGCAGGTGCAAGATGGCGTTGATCGTCCTAAGCCATCGATCACTTTCGAGATTGGCGAAAAGGTCAAAGTTTCAGACGGTCCATTCTCGGACTTCGACGGGTTTGTTGAAGAGATCGATGAGGATCGTGCAAGAGTTAAAGTAACAGTTTCAATTTTTGGTCGGGCAACCCCGGTCGAACTCGAATTTGGTCAAGTCAACAAGCTTTGA
- a CDS encoding sulfotransferase: MSHPLCGADLKTLSAVFSRGGAPSSDKILKTAGIWGAALARAPISAIEKAIMESRLPEADELPPPIFILGHWRSGTTHLYNTMVKADTFSYVNPIATGLPWDMFGIARAFQPLLERSIPRDRYIDNIPVTPDAPQEDEIALASMTPISFYHAIYFPSVFDDQLKRGLFFENCTQAERESRKFAFTHFMRKLAHQQGKQLLIKNPVYTGCPLFLKEAFPNAKFIHIHRNPFEVFLSMRNFYHKLLPVFALQKFDHLNIDEIVLATYDEMMQRFERETAGFQAPDFVEIGYDALSADPIGSLETIYKTLELDGFDLAKPAFDTYLGSVKSYKKNAFKGSPEMAENVASRCAHFIDKWRYQMPEVVG; the protein is encoded by the coding sequence ATGTCTCATCCGCTTTGTGGCGCAGATTTGAAAACTTTATCCGCCGTCTTTTCTCGTGGCGGCGCGCCCTCATCAGACAAAATTTTAAAAACTGCAGGTATCTGGGGTGCGGCCCTTGCTCGTGCGCCCATTTCTGCGATTGAAAAAGCCATCATGGAAAGCCGCCTGCCGGAAGCTGATGAGTTACCGCCACCGATTTTCATTCTCGGCCATTGGCGCTCTGGCACAACACACCTTTATAATACGATGGTGAAGGCAGATACCTTCAGCTATGTGAATCCTATTGCGACCGGATTACCATGGGATATGTTTGGCATTGCGCGCGCTTTTCAGCCTCTTTTAGAGCGTAGCATTCCACGCGATCGCTATATCGACAATATTCCCGTCACACCCGATGCACCGCAGGAAGATGAAATCGCGCTCGCTTCTATGACACCGATATCTTTTTATCATGCGATCTATTTCCCAAGCGTATTTGATGACCAGTTAAAACGCGGCCTATTCTTCGAAAACTGCACACAGGCCGAGCGGGAAAGCCGCAAATTTGCCTTCACTCATTTCATGCGCAAACTGGCACACCAACAAGGCAAACAGCTTCTCATTAAAAATCCGGTCTATACTGGCTGCCCGCTTTTCTTAAAAGAAGCCTTTCCGAACGCTAAGTTCATTCATATTCACAGAAACCCCTTCGAAGTCTTTCTTTCTATGAGAAATTTTTATCATAAGCTTTTGCCAGTTTTTGCCCTTCAAAAGTTTGATCACCTCAATATTGATGAGATTGTGTTGGCCACATATGATGAAATGATGCAGCGGTTTGAGCGAGAAACGGCAGGTTTTCAAGCACCAGACTTCGTCGAAATTGGCTATGATGCATTAAGTGCTGATCCGATTGGCTCGCTCGAGACAATATATAAAACCTTGGAACTGGATGGTTTCGATTTAGCAAAGCCTGCATTTGATACATATCTAGGCTCCGTGAAATCTTATAAGAAAAACGCCTTTAAAGGATCGCCTGAAATGGCCGAAAATGTCGCGTCGCGCTGTGCGCATTTTATTGATAAATGGCGTTATCAAATGCCTGAGGTTGTTGGGTGA
- a CDS encoding glycosyltransferase, which produces MHVNSCHGLMDIQTSLIIATTLSCLIWIYLIVFNGWFWLANQVLGAAASRKKAKWPAVVAMIPARNEAESIGAVTKSHLATKYRGDFSLIVVDDQSNDGTGDIVRGLGQNSKRDVHVVSNKPLSEGWSGKLWAVHNGLQAAKDLAPNASYVLLTDADITHAPDVLEKLVYKAEHDSRVLVSVMAHLDARGFWGSLLMPAFIFFFQKLYPFASTNDKTSRVAGAAGGCMLVNRAALEEIGGVERIRGSLIDDCSLALALKDPKGAKRSVFLGFDEGVVSLRDNRALNTIWNMVARTAFTQLHFSNLALIGAVIGMALTYLIAPLAFFTVPLHQSVLACFLGLGAWLMAMVAYCPTLIRYKKNTFWALLLPLSAMIYMAMTFSSAINHWRGKGGAWKGRTYS; this is translated from the coding sequence ATGCACGTCAATTCTTGTCATGGTTTAATGGATATTCAAACTTCCCTCATTATAGCGACCACGCTTTCCTGTCTTATCTGGATTTATCTGATTGTGTTCAACGGCTGGTTCTGGCTGGCCAATCAAGTGCTGGGTGCGGCTGCTTCGCGAAAAAAAGCCAAATGGCCCGCTGTTGTGGCTATGATTCCCGCTCGCAATGAGGCTGAGAGCATTGGCGCGGTGACAAAAAGCCATTTGGCAACAAAGTACCGTGGAGATTTCTCGCTGATTGTTGTGGATGATCAATCTAATGACGGAACTGGCGATATTGTCCGTGGGCTTGGCCAAAATTCAAAACGCGATGTGCATGTGGTGTCAAACAAACCATTGAGCGAGGGCTGGTCAGGAAAATTATGGGCGGTCCATAATGGTTTGCAGGCAGCCAAAGATCTTGCTCCAAATGCTTCTTATGTACTGTTGACCGATGCGGATATAACTCATGCACCGGATGTTTTAGAAAAGCTTGTTTATAAGGCAGAGCATGATAGCCGCGTTCTCGTCTCAGTGATGGCCCATCTTGATGCGCGGGGTTTTTGGGGCAGCTTATTGATGCCAGCGTTTATTTTCTTTTTCCAGAAGCTTTATCCTTTTGCATCGACCAATGATAAAACAAGTCGGGTCGCGGGGGCGGCGGGTGGGTGTATGTTGGTCAATCGCGCTGCGCTTGAAGAGATTGGTGGTGTTGAGCGCATTCGCGGCTCTTTGATTGATGATTGCTCGCTCGCTTTGGCATTGAAAGACCCGAAAGGCGCAAAGCGGTCGGTCTTTCTTGGTTTTGATGAGGGGGTTGTTAGCCTGCGCGATAATCGTGCGCTTAACACGATCTGGAATATGGTCGCACGCACAGCTTTCACACAATTGCACTTTTCAAATCTTGCGCTTATCGGCGCTGTTATAGGCATGGCGCTGACGTATTTGATCGCGCCATTAGCATTTTTTACTGTGCCACTTCACCAGTCGGTGTTGGCTTGCTTCTTGGGCCTTGGTGCTTGGCTTATGGCCATGGTTGCTTATTGCCCAACCTTGATCCGCTACAAGAAAAATACATTTTGGGCGCTGCTGTTGCCGCTATCGGCCATGATTTATATGGCGATGACATTTTCCTCAGCAATCAACCACTGGCGCGGCAAGGGTGGGGCTTGGAAAGGGCGGACTTATTCTTGA
- a CDS encoding DsbE family thiol:disulfide interchange protein → MSSDIQASKPRKRGSGFYLLPLIIFAALCALFFFQLTSGKDNSTVPSALIGKPVPTFELAALEGTGLPGFSTQSASQAKLTLINVWASWCIPCRDEHPFVKQLAKDERLKVFGLNYKDQPDAALSFLKELGNPYDAIGVDANGRVGIDFGVYGVPETFVVDNKGTIVYKFIGPISKRRLDSELIPAIEKALTQ, encoded by the coding sequence ATGAGTTCTGATATTCAGGCATCAAAACCTCGAAAACGTGGCAGTGGTTTCTATCTCCTGCCCTTGATTATATTTGCAGCTCTTTGCGCCTTATTTTTCTTTCAGCTTACAAGTGGGAAAGATAATTCAACCGTCCCTTCAGCCCTGATAGGCAAGCCGGTACCAACTTTCGAACTTGCTGCCCTTGAAGGCACAGGGCTGCCAGGGTTTTCGACTCAATCAGCCAGTCAAGCAAAACTCACGCTAATCAATGTGTGGGCCTCATGGTGTATTCCTTGCCGAGATGAGCATCCTTTTGTTAAACAATTAGCAAAAGACGAGCGTCTCAAGGTTTTTGGGCTGAATTACAAAGACCAACCCGATGCGGCGCTTAGCTTTCTAAAAGAGCTAGGCAATCCCTATGACGCTATCGGCGTTGATGCTAATGGTCGTGTCGGAATTGATTTTGGTGTTTATGGCGTACCAGAAACTTTTGTCGTCGATAATAAGGGAACAATTGTTTATAAATTTATTGGCCCTATCAGCAAAAGACGACTAGACAGTGAGCTCATACCAGCGATTGAAAAAGCGCTAACTCAATAA
- the hpnE gene encoding hydroxysqualene dehydroxylase HpnE, translated as MSGTTHIIGLGVSGLSAAVRLVEAGRKVSLYDGAKVAGGRCRSFHDAKLDCLIDNGNHLLLSGNKSALSYLGLLDARDEIEIASEATFAFADLKSRERWSVTLNDGLIPWWIFNKKKSIPGVKFGEYKSALNFPFADDHATIASLTGDSGALFDRFWEPMTWAVLNTTPDRASAKLMWAVLRETFAKGGSACRPMIAKRGLSETFVDPALAYLEKHNVKPAFNAPLKELEISGNKITKLHIDDAVIELGDEDQIVLAVPRVQAARLLPDLSMPDGDAAIVNAHFKMAEPLAPEYALPLLGLVNAKTHWIFTRGNIISLTISAADALGLDRLSEAEFLPVLWQEVCEALQLPDGTNYEAGRLIRERRATFDQSPASVAKRPKPRGTFPNLTLAGDWVDNGLPATIEGSIRSGEIAAQLVVS; from the coding sequence ATGAGCGGAACAACGCATATCATCGGCCTTGGCGTTTCGGGTTTGAGTGCGGCTGTGCGGCTCGTTGAAGCGGGGCGAAAAGTCTCGCTTTATGATGGCGCAAAGGTTGCTGGTGGGCGTTGTCGCTCGTTTCATGATGCAAAGCTCGATTGTCTCATCGATAATGGCAACCACCTACTATTAAGCGGCAACAAAAGCGCCCTCTCCTATCTCGGTCTTCTGGACGCGCGCGATGAGATTGAAATTGCGAGTGAGGCAACTTTTGCTTTTGCCGATTTAAAAAGCCGTGAGCGGTGGTCCGTCACCTTAAATGATGGGTTGATACCGTGGTGGATTTTTAACAAGAAAAAATCAATACCGGGCGTAAAGTTTGGCGAATATAAAAGCGCACTGAATTTTCCATTCGCCGATGATCATGCCACCATCGCAAGCCTAACAGGCGACAGCGGCGCATTGTTTGATCGGTTTTGGGAACCGATGACATGGGCGGTCTTAAACACCACACCTGATCGCGCCAGCGCCAAATTGATGTGGGCGGTCTTGCGCGAAACTTTCGCTAAGGGTGGCTCGGCCTGTCGGCCAATGATCGCCAAACGCGGCTTGAGTGAGACATTTGTTGATCCAGCCCTCGCTTATCTTGAAAAGCACAATGTGAAGCCAGCCTTTAATGCGCCCTTGAAAGAGCTAGAAATCAGCGGCAACAAAATCACGAAGCTTCACATCGATGATGCCGTGATTGAGCTTGGCGATGAAGATCAAATTGTGCTGGCAGTTCCCCGCGTACAGGCAGCACGGCTGTTGCCTGATTTATCCATGCCTGATGGTGATGCGGCGATCGTCAACGCACATTTCAAAATGGCTGAGCCGCTTGCACCCGAATATGCCCTGCCGCTTTTGGGGCTTGTGAATGCCAAAACCCACTGGATTTTTACACGCGGCAATATCATCAGCCTAACAATCAGCGCAGCTGACGCGCTTGGGTTGGACCGTCTTTCAGAAGCAGAATTTTTGCCTGTCCTATGGCAAGAAGTTTGCGAAGCGCTGCAATTGCCTGATGGCACAAACTATGAGGCGGGTCGTCTTATCCGCGAACGACGCGCCACTTTTGACCAATCACCAGCAAGCGTCGCAAAACGCCCGAAACCGCGCGGTACATTTCCCAATCTCACCCTTGCAGGCGATTGGGTCGATAACGGTCTACCCGCAACGATTGAAGGCTCGATCCGTTCCGGTGAAATTGCAGCCCAATTGGTGGTGTCATGA
- the rplK gene encoding 50S ribosomal protein L11, with amino-acid sequence MAKKIQGYLKLQVPAASASPSPPIGPALGQRGLNIMEFCKAFNAATQEVEKGAPVPVTITIYQDKSFTFEMKTPPVSFLLKKAAGMKSGSQTPGREAVATIPRAKIREIAEAKMKDLNAFTIEAAMLQVEGSARSMGYAVEG; translated from the coding sequence ATGGCGAAAAAAATTCAAGGATACCTGAAGCTTCAGGTACCAGCGGCGTCGGCATCCCCGTCACCGCCTATCGGTCCAGCCCTCGGTCAGCGTGGTCTGAACATCATGGAATTCTGTAAGGCGTTTAATGCGGCGACACAGGAAGTCGAAAAAGGCGCGCCAGTGCCTGTGACAATTACCATCTATCAAGATAAGTCGTTCACCTTTGAAATGAAAACACCGCCGGTGTCTTTCCTTCTCAAAAAAGCGGCCGGCATGAAAAGTGGGTCACAAACTCCAGGCCGTGAAGCAGTTGCGACAATTCCACGCGCTAAAATACGCGAGATTGCCGAAGCTAAAATGAAAGACCTGAACGCCTTTACAATCGAAGCTGCCATGTTGCAGGTCGAAGGTTCTGCCCGTTCAATGGGTTACGCGGTGGAGGGCTAA
- a CDS encoding TIGR04282 family arsenosugar biosynthesis glycosyltransferase: MRRHVILFARSPRFGRVKTRLAHDIGKVETLRFYRNTLASVSKRIADHGTYQFSIALTPDIDIDDNAAPLLHGFELEAQGDGDLGLRMSSTFANLPPGPALIIGSDIPEIQPHHIELAFAKLGQSDAVFGPCDDGGYWLVGLKRLRPTPPNFMKKVRWSSSHTLKDTIATLPKHWKMSYINNLDDIDDGAAFHKWRKRQTMRSI; encoded by the coding sequence ATGCGACGCCATGTCATCCTCTTTGCTCGTTCGCCGCGCTTTGGGCGCGTCAAAACTCGCCTTGCTCACGATATCGGCAAAGTAGAAACGCTACGATTTTACCGCAATACACTGGCATCTGTTTCAAAGCGAATTGCCGATCATGGCACCTACCAATTCTCCATCGCTCTCACCCCAGACATTGATATTGATGACAATGCGGCCCCCCTCCTCCATGGTTTTGAGCTGGAAGCACAAGGTGATGGTGATCTTGGTCTGCGTATGTCGAGCACATTTGCAAATCTGCCCCCTGGCCCGGCCCTTATCATTGGTAGCGATATACCTGAGATCCAACCCCACCATATCGAACTTGCTTTTGCCAAATTAGGGCAAAGTGACGCTGTCTTTGGTCCTTGTGATGATGGTGGTTACTGGCTTGTTGGTCTAAAGCGGCTTCGACCAACGCCGCCCAATTTCATGAAAAAGGTCAGATGGTCGTCATCTCACACCTTAAAAGACACGATTGCCACACTACCCAAACACTGGAAGATGTCTTATATCAATAATTTGGACGATATTGACGACGGCGCCGCTTTTCATAAATGGCGAAAGCGCCAAACAATGAGAAGTATTTGA
- a CDS encoding TIGR04283 family arsenosugar biosynthesis glycosyltransferase — protein MITIVIPTLNAAESLPHCLSCLEKMEQDKIACIIICDGGSKDATKNKAKANGAKVIETAPGRGQQLHQGALEAKTEWILFLHADTHLSSHADKVIDRFITNPENKFRAGYFRFKLDDGSNEARKLERQVAWRCEKFALPYGDQALLINRDFYNQLGGYKNIALMEDVDLIWRIEKLYGKQALVLLDADATTSAQKFQRDGYFKRSGRNLFCLFLFWIKVPPHLIVKLY, from the coding sequence ATGATAACAATTGTTATCCCGACATTAAATGCCGCTGAGTCGCTCCCCCATTGTCTTTCATGCCTTGAGAAGATGGAGCAAGATAAAATTGCGTGTATTATAATTTGTGATGGCGGATCAAAAGATGCAACAAAAAATAAGGCAAAGGCTAATGGCGCTAAGGTGATTGAAACAGCGCCGGGCCGTGGGCAACAGCTTCATCAAGGTGCATTGGAAGCCAAAACCGAGTGGATATTATTTCTGCATGCCGACACGCACCTTTCTTCTCATGCGGACAAAGTCATTGACCGTTTCATCACCAATCCTGAAAACAAGTTTCGGGCAGGATATTTTCGATTCAAGCTCGACGATGGAAGCAATGAGGCGCGAAAGCTTGAGCGGCAGGTTGCATGGCGCTGCGAAAAATTCGCACTCCCCTATGGCGATCAAGCACTTTTGATAAACCGAGACTTTTATAATCAGCTTGGAGGCTATAAAAATATAGCTCTCATGGAAGATGTTGATTTGATCTGGCGAATTGAAAAACTATATGGAAAACAGGCCCTTGTTTTATTGGATGCAGATGCAACCACAAGCGCACAGAAATTTCAGCGCGATGGTTATTTCAAACGCTCAGGCCGCAACCTATTCTGCCTCTTTTTATTCTGGATTAAAGTGCCACCCCATTTGATTGTGAAGTTATACTGA
- a CDS encoding NAD-dependent epimerase/dehydratase family protein produces the protein MSKLVLVTGANGFVGRHLVARLLTDGHQVRALDKSFKAAPEDGAERIESDILDKAVVSAAMQDVEMVFHLAAITALWMPDEDIYQSVNVEGTHMVLEAAVEAKAQRFVHCSSFVTTITGPRTARSISENDMPNNDALFGAYARSKRRAEKIVLDANYRIEPIIVMPSAPLGPGDFNMTAPTCFIRDLANGKIPATIDQIINFVDVQLLADAIAIAGREGESGERYLLTGKNRDMRDFLMLMEKITGLSMPKTQVPYALAATASFIEEKMISRLTKKPPKAPYAGVRMAGRKFEFDCSKAMNDLDINLYPIEEALTESLLWLKKEGHLTRPLTAIDALQE, from the coding sequence ATGAGTAAACTCGTTTTAGTAACTGGCGCAAACGGGTTTGTCGGTCGTCATTTAGTGGCGCGGCTTCTCACTGATGGTCATCAAGTGCGAGCGCTAGATAAATCCTTTAAAGCCGCGCCAGAAGATGGCGCTGAGCGCATTGAATCTGATATTCTTGATAAAGCTGTTGTATCTGCCGCTATGCAAGATGTTGAGATGGTTTTTCATCTTGCAGCAATTACAGCTCTTTGGATGCCTGACGAAGATATTTATCAATCAGTGAATGTCGAGGGTACGCATATGGTACTTGAGGCAGCCGTTGAGGCCAAAGCGCAGCGCTTTGTTCATTGTTCCAGCTTTGTCACCACGATCACAGGACCACGCACCGCACGCAGTATTAGCGAAAATGATATGCCAAACAATGATGCCTTATTTGGCGCTTATGCCCGCTCTAAAAGGCGGGCCGAGAAAATTGTCCTTGATGCGAATTATCGTATTGAACCTATTATTGTAATGCCATCAGCTCCGCTTGGGCCGGGAGATTTTAATATGACCGCGCCCACTTGTTTCATCCGTGATTTAGCCAATGGCAAAATTCCGGCGACGATTGATCAGATTATCAATTTTGTTGATGTGCAGCTTCTGGCTGATGCCATCGCAATTGCAGGAAGAGAGGGTGAATCAGGCGAGCGCTATCTATTGACCGGGAAAAACCGCGACATGCGGGATTTTCTCATGTTGATGGAAAAAATCACGGGGCTTTCTATGCCCAAAACACAAGTGCCTTATGCCTTGGCGGCAACCGCTTCTTTTATTGAAGAAAAGATGATCAGCCGCCTCACCAAAAAGCCGCCCAAAGCGCCTTATGCAGGTGTTCGCATGGCAGGGCGTAAGTTTGAGTTCGATTGTTCAAAGGCAATGAATGATCTAGACATCAATCTTTATCCGATTGAAGAGGCTCTCACCGAATCTCTTTTATGGCTGAAGAAAGAAGGCCACCTGACACGCCCCCTTACCGCCATTGATGCCCTTCAAGAATAA
- a CDS encoding squalene/phytoene synthase family protein, translated as MNLQHLRPLETHKDFDDPKAYAEHLMTQSRSSFTLGMKMLSKERREAIYAVYAFCRVVDDIADEAGDKNEKADLLQDWRREIDALYEGTPRSLIGKALARPISDFKIPKQELILMIEGMEADVHGPVCAPSLNELLGYTRRVAGTVGMMSIRIFGVSNVEARDRFALHLSDAFQLTNILRDVEEDAELGRLYLPREILLQHGIENDDPHVVAQHPNLRAVCRDIGKIARARFDEARRALSSLEGEPVRTALIMMGVYEGYLERMEAADFERDAALHKMSKWQKLARGLRYGFAFPKRAIPAPDDNTPPLANVDAS; from the coding sequence ATGAATTTGCAACATCTTCGCCCACTTGAAACACACAAAGACTTCGATGACCCGAAAGCTTATGCCGAGCATTTGATGACGCAATCTCGCTCGTCCTTTACGCTTGGCATGAAAATGCTCTCAAAAGAGCGGCGTGAAGCAATTTATGCGGTTTATGCTTTTTGCCGTGTGGTAGATGATATTGCGGATGAAGCTGGCGATAAGAATGAAAAAGCTGATCTTTTGCAAGATTGGCGCCGCGAAATTGACGCACTTTATGAAGGCACGCCCCGCTCGCTAATTGGCAAAGCGCTGGCTCGCCCTATATCAGACTTCAAAATTCCAAAGCAGGAACTTATTTTGATGATCGAGGGCATGGAAGCCGATGTGCATGGTCCTGTATGCGCACCATCGCTGAATGAACTTCTTGGCTACACTCGCCGTGTTGCTGGCACTGTTGGTATGATGTCTATTCGCATCTTCGGTGTATCGAACGTTGAGGCGCGTGATCGCTTTGCGCTTCATTTGTCTGATGCATTTCAACTCACCAATATTCTGCGCGATGTTGAAGAAGATGCCGAACTTGGGCGGCTTTATCTGCCGCGCGAAATATTGCTTCAACACGGCATTGAAAACGATGATCCGCATGTGGTCGCTCAACACCCTAATCTTCGTGCTGTCTGCCGTGATATTGGTAAAATTGCCCGCGCCCGCTTTGATGAAGCAAGACGTGCGCTCTCGTCTCTTGAAGGCGAGCCGGTACGCACTGCCTTGATTATGATGGGGGTTTATGAGGGCTATTTGGAACGTATGGAGGCGGCTGATTTTGAGCGCGACGCTGCCCTTCATAAAATGTCTAAATGGCAAAAACTTGCACGCGGTCTTCGCTATGGTTTTGCCTTTCCTAAGCGCGCCATCCCAGCACCAGATGACAACACCCCACCCCTTGCCAATGTTGACGCGTCATGA